The Azospirillum baldaniorum DNA window ACGCGGACGTTGGAGAAGCGCACCTTGGCGGCCTCCTCCTCGGCGCGGGCGGCCTCGGTGCGCTGGGCGTAGTCGCGGTAGATGTCCTCCATCACGCTGCGCGTGCGCTCCAAATCGCGCAGCTCGCTTTCCGCCTTGCGCAGGCGTCCGACCTTCTCAACCGCCACCGTGTGCTGGCGGTTCAACTCGTCGAGCTGCCGGGCCACCGCGTCCTGCTCGATCTCCAGCGTCAGCAGATGGTTGTTCAGGAAGGGGATGGACGGGTTGCGGACTTCGCGCGTGGTGTTGTAGACCGGCTTGTCGCCGCCCTTCATCGACTGCCGGACCGTCCGGATCTTCCGCTCCAGCTCCTGGAGGGGCGGGTAGTCCGGCAGGAACTGCGAGGCCATCCGGTCGCGCTCCAGCTCCAGGCGGAGCAGCACGTTGCGGTCGTCGTCGTTCTGGGTCTGGTTGCTCTGCTCCCGGAAGTCGAACACCCGCTCCGGCAGGGCGGCGAGCCGCTTCTTGGCCGCCGTGACCTCCGCCTGGAGGGCCGCCTGGCGCTCCTGGGTCTGCCGGCGGCGCTGCACGATGCTGTCCACCTGGTTGGCGGCGAGCAGGCTTTCCTGCCCGAGATCGACGATGTCGTATTCGGACTTCAGCGCCTGGATCTGCCCCTCGATGCTCTTCAGCTGGTCGGAGTGGCGCGCCAGTTCGGAGGCGAGGAAGGGCGAGCGCGGAACGTCGAAGATCGCGCGGCGGCGCTTCAGGTAGGCGTCGGCCAGGGCGTTGACGGTGTCCGCGGCGAGGTCCGGGTCCTCGTGGCTGAAGCTGAGGCGCACGATGTTGGAGGAGGATTGCTGCTCCACCTGAAGGCGGCGCTTGAACTTGTCGATCGCCTTTTCGAGCTGGTCCTGCGGGCTGTCGGCGGGCAGGAGGCCGAAGAGGCGCGGGCGCGCGATTTCCGGAAACAGGGTGACGGGGCCCAGCGCGCTCAACGTATCCTCGATCACCCGACGGCTCTCAAGGATGCGGATCTCGCTGTCCACCGACTTCAGCCCGTCGATCGACAGGATGGAGGGCAGGGTCCCGGCCACGTCGCTGATCCCCGCATGCGCGCGGTCGATCATCATCATGACCAGACTTTCCGCGGCGTAGCGCGTGCGCGCATAGGTGGCGGCGGTCAAACCGGCGATGATTGCGAGAAGAGCAACGACCAGGATAATGCGCTTGTGATAAAAAGCGAGTATCAGAAGGTCGCGCGGCGTAAATGCCGACACACCGCTGGAGAACAGCACCCCATGCGATTGCTGGGCCGGCGTGCCATCCGGCTGGTCAGCCGATTGACTCTGCCTGCGATTTTCCAGATGTTGGGACAGCATCTTTTACGGGTACCGTAGCGTGTGGATCGAACACTTTACTGGTATGGTTTACCACGTCCGGTGTAGACCTGTCATGGGGTGGTTGGGGTTTTGAAGCATTTTGTCTCAATTTTTAGCTATTTGCTTTTTGCCGAAACCCCTCACTTTTGGTTGGGTGCCAGGATGCCGGCCCCAGCCCCACCGAGCCACGCGCCATGAACCACAGTCTGTCGTCCCTGAAAGCCGCGATCGAGCTTCGCCACCCGCGGATGTTCCGTCGCCTGACCTGGCTCCGCGACCGCCTCGCGCCCTATTACGCCGAGCCGGAGCTGCGTCTGCTTCCCGCCCTGTGCGTTCCGGGAGAGGCGGCCTACGACATTGGCGCCAACAGCGGCATCTACACCTTCTGGCTTTGCCGCACGGCGGCCAGCGTGACGGCCTTCGAGCCGAATCCGAAGCTCGCGTCGCTGCTGGAGAGCAAGTTCGCGCCGCTGATCGCGTCCGGCCGACTGCGGGTAGAGGGGTGCGCGCTGAGCGACGGCGACGGGTCGATCGTGCTTCATGTGCCGCGCTCATCCGCCCTGGCCTCGGTCGAGGTGGGGGCGGTGGGCGCCCATGGCGAGGAGGTGGAGGCGGTCACCGTGCCGCGCCGGACGCTGGACCACTACGACGACCGTACGGTCGGCTTCCTGAAGATCGATGTGGAAGGGCACGAGTCCGCGGTGGTCGGCGGCGGCCTCCACCTGATCGGGCGCGACCGTCCCAACCTGCTGATCGAGGCGGAGGAGCGGCACAATCCCGGAGCCCTGGCGGCGTTGCAGGCGCGGCTGGCCCCGCTGGGCTACCGCGGCTATTTCGTCCTGGCGGGACGCCTGTGCACGCTGGACGGCTTCGACCCGGATCGCCACCAGTCCCGCTCGGCCCTCAACGCGGCGGGCACCCACCGCGTCAAGGGGCGGATCTACATCAACAACTTCATCTTCGTCGCGCGCGACGGCGTGGCCGACCGGCTGCGCGCCGCGCTCGGCCAATCAAGCGGGAGCTGATCGCGCCAGCGGTGGCATCAGCGGCGGCAATCGACCTCGGGCCAGGGCCGCTTCTGGTAGAAGGGGCGCAAGGTCAGGATCTTCGCCACCTTCCAGATGCGGCTCTGCCGCTCGGGGCACAGGTTATTGACCGCCGAGGTCGGATTGCCGCGCCACCAATCGGGAAGGTGAACCTCGACCTCGTAGGTGTTCAGGTGCAGCTCGGGTTCGCGGATCCACCAGCCATAGGGCAGACGGTCGAAATGGGTGCGGATTTCCTGGCGGATGTCGATGGCGCGCCATTCCTCCCCGTCCTGCGCTTCGGCCGGGCCACCATGCCCGAGCAGCGCCGCGGCAAGGCACAAGGCCAGCGCCGCATGGACTCTCCGGTGCCCTCGCTCTTTCGCCACCTTGGTCATCAACCGACTGTTCTCCC harbors:
- a CDS encoding GumC family protein, with amino-acid sequence MMMIDRAHAGISDVAGTLPSILSIDGLKSVDSEIRILESRRVIEDTLSALGPVTLFPEIARPRLFGLLPADSPQDQLEKAIDKFKRRLQVEQQSSSNIVRLSFSHEDPDLAADTVNALADAYLKRRRAIFDVPRSPFLASELARHSDQLKSIEGQIQALKSEYDIVDLGQESLLAANQVDSIVQRRRQTQERQAALQAEVTAAKKRLAALPERVFDFREQSNQTQNDDDRNVLLRLELERDRMASQFLPDYPPLQELERKIRTVRQSMKGGDKPVYNTTREVRNPSIPFLNNHLLTLEIEQDAVARQLDELNRQHTVAVEKVGRLRKAESELRDLERTRSVMEDIYRDYAQRTEAARAEEEAAKVRFSNVRVVQPAVAPATGTSMAPSFIIAGLVGGILLGGAAGVLATWLRQVYILPHEIERDLGVPAIASFSDTDGELVSPGAQQELIHLAAQLRDHGLDDQPMALIQFVTANDGDGDAIVARGLALEFAKGRGLRTLVIDLCGDGTGQLAAINAGADGEAAGEADSGAGERLPTIEPQSAGDLEALPSAVPLLWVSRQATGSALGSLRTPIAQSRQMLERLNQRFDIILILSPPIGNSHLARRLSPMVDANILVARAEHTRAPVAARMRDSILASGGDIVGLVLTGRHFHIPQVIYRWL
- a CDS encoding FkbM family methyltransferase, encoding MNHSLSSLKAAIELRHPRMFRRLTWLRDRLAPYYAEPELRLLPALCVPGEAAYDIGANSGIYTFWLCRTAASVTAFEPNPKLASLLESKFAPLIASGRLRVEGCALSDGDGSIVLHVPRSSALASVEVGAVGAHGEEVEAVTVPRRTLDHYDDRTVGFLKIDVEGHESAVVGGGLHLIGRDRPNLLIEAEERHNPGALAALQARLAPLGYRGYFVLAGRLCTLDGFDPDRHQSRSALNAAGTHRVKGRIYINNFIFVARDGVADRLRAALGQSSGS